The following DNA comes from Frankia casuarinae.
CGCTCTGGGTGCCGGTGCCGAGCTGGCAGGCCCCGAAGTCGGCCGCGGCGGACAGGTAGGCGAGCGCCTCGGTCCGGTCGAGCCCGACCCGGCTCTGCAGGAAGACCACCGCCGACCGCGCCGCGCGGCGGACGGACTCGGCGAGGTCAACGTCGAGCCCCAGGGTGACCCAGGCCGTGTCGGTCTCGATGAACGGTTCCCGCAGCGCGCCGAGAACCGACCGGGCCGCCGTGTCACGCAGCACGGTCAGCCGCAGCGTCGCCCGTAGCGGGCCATCCAGGGCGGTGGCACCGATCTTCCCGTCCCCGAGGGCGTAATGCGGATCGCCGACGGCGAACAACGCGCCGCTCACCTGGACCGGCAGGAACAGCCGCGCGCCCGCGCCGAGTTCCCGGCAGTCCAGGGCGCCGCCGTGCAGACCGATCGAGGTGGAGGGGACGATCTTGGTGGTAGTGTCCACGCCGACCGCCATGATGCCCAGGAACGGCGCCAACGGAAACCGGGTCCTGCTGCCGTTCACGCTGGTCAGGGCGCCGAACAGGCGGCCCCGCCGGCGCTCCACCGCACAGAAGGTGGTAACGGTGCGGAAGCGTCGCCAATGGCGGGCGTCGGCGTCCGCGTCCGGCGGCCCCCCCTCGGGGAACTCCCCTGCAAGCAGGCCCGCGCCATGGCGGGTCGAGACGATCCCATACCGTGCGCGGGGATGCAGCGAGACCACCTCAACCCGCAGCACGTCCCCCGGTTCCGCGCCCCGGATGAACACCGGTCCGGTGACGATGTGGGGACCGTCCACCCCGAACCGGTGCGGGATACCCGAAGCGGCGATCGCCCGGGCGTCGGCCAGCACCTCCGACGGCGCGACCCCGAAACCGGCGAAGAAGGCGTCGGGATCGCGCCCCTGGTCGCAGAGGATCCCCTCTTGGCTGACCGTGTCGAAGGTGACCGTGGCGCCGGAGTCGATACTGAGAACCGGCCTGGTCAGGGCGTTCGGCAGCTCACCCCATCTGATGGTCTCGGGGGTGGAGGGCAGGTAGTGCCGTCCCTCGATCCTTCCTCGGCCAGGCTGCAGCGCCACCCGACCCTACCTGGACCGATGCCTGGTCAGCGGACCTCCGCTGGGCCGGATCGCCTGGGCGCGCGGCTGACCGACCCCACGGATCACGGCAGGCCGCGGACAACATACACGCGGACAGGTCTGGCTTCGCACGCGCGTCAGATTTCCAGCAGCATATGTCGGGAAGGTGACGCAGACGTTGCGATCACGGTCATTCCGCTGTTTCCGGGTAGGCGGTGCGGCCAGGGCCGCATCCGGCACGCCCCGGACTCGCCACCATCCACCCGTCGGTGCCGCCTCCGGCCGGAAGCCGCGGGACCGGTTGGTCCGGTCGGTCCGGCGGGCGGCGGGGTCGGGAAACTCCGCCTGAGGATGGAATATCTAGATCATCTAGATATTGGAGGATATGGCGAATGGGAAGTCACGGGAGACCCCCGGCGGGGGCGACGCTGCGCGATCTGGGCGAGTTCGGCTTGATCGAGGCCGTGACGGCGCGTTTCTCCCATGGACGGGACGTGCTGGTCGGCCCCGGGGACGACGCGGCGGTGCTGGCCGCCCCGGACGGTCGGGTGGTCGTCACCACCGACCTGCTGCTCGAAGGACGCCACTTCCGCCGGGACTGGTCGTCCGCGGTGGATGTCGGGCACAAGGCCGCCGCGCAGAACCTCGCCGACGTGGCGTCGATGGGGGCGAGGCCCACCGGCCTGTTCCTCGGCTTCGCCGCACCCGGCGACCTCGCGGTCGACTGGGCCCTGGCGATGGCCGACGGAATGGCCGAGGAATGCGCGCAGGCCGGTGCCTCCGTGTCCGGCGGGGACGTCAGCTCCGCGGATTCGATCATGCTCGGGGTGACCGCGCTCGGTGACCTGCAGGGCCGGCCGCCGGTCCTGCGCTCGGGCGCCCGGCCCGGCGATGCCGTGGTGCTCGCTGGTCGTCTCGGGTGGGCCCAGGCGGGGCTGGCCCTACTCACGGCGGGTTCGGCAGCCGGCGACTCCCGATGGGTCGACGACCCGAGATGGAAGGAACTGATCGCGGCGCACCGCCGGCCCCGGCCGCCCTACGCGCTCGGGCCGGTGCTCGCCGCCGCGGGCGCGCACGCCATGTGCGACGTCTCGGACGGTCTCGTGGCGGATCTCGGTCACATCGCCGTGGCCTCGGGGGTGTCCATCGATCTCGCGTCGGAAGCCTTCCTGATCGACGAGGCGATGCGGTCGGCCGGGGCCGCCCTTGATGTGGACCCGTTGCGCTGGGTACTCGGCGGCGGCGAGGATCACCCGCTGGTCGCCTGCCTTCCCCCAGGAGTGACCCCGCCGGCCGGGTGCATCGTGATCGGTTCGGTCCTGAGCGGCGCGGGATCGGCCGGCGCGGGGGTGACAGTGGACGGGGAGCGCCCCGTAGGCAGCGATGGGTGGGATCACTACGGGCAGTCCGCGACGGACGCATCCTGACTCCGGACACACCAAGGGACAACGACACCAAGGGACAACGACACCAAGAGACAACGACACCAAGGGAGAAAAGACACCGAGGAGCAGAAACATCAGGAGGCAGACGCCGGCCCGCCAGGTCGCCTCACGGGCGTAGGTCGCTCGAAGCGACATTTATTGGGTCCGGGGGCCATGATGCGGGCCGGCGTCACCGAAGCATAACCGACGGCCCGCCCGGGAGTATCCCCACCGCGCGGTGAACGATGGAACGATCTCGCTCTCGCCCTGATTGGCTGTAGCTACCGGACGTTCCCGGCGCCGGTCCGCCCATCCCGGAGAACACGCCGAGCAATCTACTCGTAACCGATCATGGACGGGCCAGGCCGGGATGCCCAGAGCGGGTAGGATAGGCAGACGGTGGCGGAAGGGCCTTATCGGAGGCCGAGAAGCGAGACCGTGGATAGAGGCGAATGGCCCCGTGACAGCACCGACGGTACCTGCGTCAGGACCTGACTTCGGACCCAACGAATGGCTGGTCTTCGAGATCTACCAACAGTTTCTCGAAGATCCGCAGAGCGTGTCGCCGGAGTGGCGCGAGTTCCTCTCCGATTACCACCCCGGCGCGCCGCCCGCCGCCGCGGGCGGCGCCGGGCAGGCCGCCACGGCGGCACCTAACGGGGAGGTTTCGCCGGATGGTGAGGTCTTCCACACTACGCCTGTTCCGGTGAAGCCGAGCGCGGCCGCGCCGTCTACTCCGGCCGCGCCGGTCCCGGCGTCGGCACAGCCCGCCGGGCCCCCGAAGCAGGCGGCACCCGCCGACAGGCAGGCTCCGGAGGCGGCCACGCCGCTGCGCGGCGCCGCCGCCCGCGTGGTCAGCAACATGGAGACCTCGCTGCACATCCCGACGGCGACCTCGGTGCGGGCGGTGCCGGCCAAGCTGCTCGCGGACAACCGCATCGTGATCAACCGGCACCTGGCCCGCTCCAGCGGCGGCAAGGTGTCCTTCACGCACATCATCGGCTACGCGATGGTCAAGGCGCTGGCCGCGCATCCCGTCATGAACGCCTCCTACACGGAGGTGGGCGGCAAGCCGGCCGTCGTCCAGCCGGAGCACATCAACCTGGGCCTCGCCATCGACCTGGTGACCCCGAAGGGCCGCCAGCTCGTTGTCGCCGCCGTCAAGAAGGCCGAGACGCTGGACTTCACCCAGTTCTGGCAGGCCTACGAGGACCTCGTGCGCCGGGCCCGGACGAACAAGCTGACCACCGACGACTTCACCGGCGTCACCATCAGCCTGACCAACCCCGGCGGCATCGGCACCGTGCACTCGGTGCCCCGCCTGATGGAGGGCCAGGGCACGATCATCGGCGTCGGGGCGATGGAGTACCCGGCCGAGTTCTCCGGCGCGTCGGCGAACACCCTGGCGAAGCTCGCGATCTCCAAGATCATCACTCTGACCAGCACCTACGACCACCGCATCATCCAGGGCGCCCAGTCGGGTGAGTACCTGCGCCGGATGCATCAGCTGCTCCTCGGCGAGGAGGGCTTCTACGACGAGATCTTCCAGTCGCTGCGGGTGCCCTACGAGCCCGTGCGCTGGGTCGCCGACATGCCGGTCGTGCACGAGGGCGACCTCGACCACAACGCCCGGGTGCTGGAACTGATCCACGCCTACCGGGTGCGCGGCCACCTCATGGCGGACACGAACCCGCTCGAGTTCGCCATCCGCAGCCATCCCGACCTCGACATCATCAGCCACGGGCTGACCCTGTGGGACCTCGACCGCGAGTTCGCCGTCGGCGGCTTCGCCGGGCACCGGACGATGTCCCTGCGCGACGTCCTGGGGGTCCTGCGCGACTCGTACTGCCGTCGGGTCGGCATCGAGTACATGCACATCCAGGAACCGGATGAGCGTGCCTGGATCCAGGCCCGGGTCGAGCGGGCCGCGGAGCGGCCGGACCCGGCCGAGCAGCTGCACGTGCTGGAGCGGCTCGGGGCCGCGGAGGCGTTCGAATCTTTCCTGCAGACCAAGTACGTCGGCCAGCGCCGGTTCTCCCTCGAGGGCGCCGAGTCGACGATCCCCGCCCTCGACGAGGTTCTCTCGCGTGCCGCCGGCGCGGGGATGGACGAGGTCGTCATCGGCATGGCCCATCGCGGCCGGCTGAACGTGCTCGCCAACATCGTCGGCAAGTCCTACCGGCAGATCTTCGCCGAGTTCGAGGGCTACCTCGACCCGCAGACGGCGCACGGCTCCGGCGACGTGAAGTACCACCTCGGCGCCGAGGGCGTCTACACCGGCCAGGACGGCCGCACGGTACCGGTTTCGGTGGTCGCGAACCCGTCGCACCTCGAGGCGGTCGACCCGGTCACCGAGGGCGTCGTCCGCGCCAAGCAGGACATTCTGGACAAGGGCTCGGCGGGTTTCACCGTTCTGCCGGTACTCGTCCACGGCGATGCCGCGTTCGCCGGGCAGGGGGTCGTCGCCGAGACCCTCAACCTGTCCCAGCTGCGGGGATACCGCACCGGTGGCACCGTGCACCTGGTCATCAACAACCAGGTCGGATTCACCACCTCGCCGGACTCCGGCCGGTCGTCGGTGTACGCCACCGACGTCGCCCGGATGGTCCAGGCACCGATCTTCCACGTGAACGGGGACGACCCGGAGGCGTGTGTCCGGGTTGCGGCGCTGGCGTTCGAGTACCGCCAGGCGTTCCACAAGGACGTCGTCATCGATCTGGTCTGCTACCGGCGGCGCGGGCACAACGAGATGGACGAGCCCTCGTTCACCCAGCCGTTGATGTACGACACCATCGCCAGCAAGCGTTCGGTGCGCAAGCTCTACACCGAGGCGCTGATCGGCCGCGGGGACATCACCCGCGAGGAGGCCGAGCAAGCGATGAAGAGCTACCGCGCGGAGCTCGAGAAGGCCTTCGCGCAGACCCGGGACACCACCCCGGCGAGCTCGTCGCCGCAGCCACGCATCATCACCACCCCGGAGGAGGCCGCCGCGGCGGCCGCGGTCAGCACCGCCGTGTCCGACGAGGCCGTGAAGAAGGTCATCGAGACCCAGGTCAACCTGCCGGAGGGCTTCACCGTCCATCCACGGCTGCGTCCCCAGGTCGAGCGGCGGGCCCAGATGGTGGAGACCGGCTTGATCGACTGGGCGCTGGCGGAGACCCTGGCCTTCGGAACGCTCCTGCTCGACGGCCGCTCGGTGCGGCTGACCGGTCAGGACAGCCGGCGGGGCACCTTCGGCCAGCGGCACGCCGTGCTGGTCGACCGGCACAGCGCCGCGGACCACACCCCGCTGCGGACCCTGCGCCACGGCCTCGACGGCACCATCGTGAACGACGGTGTCGGCACCTTCTACGTCTACGACTCGCTGTTGAGCGAGTTCGCGGCGATGGGCTTCGAGTACGGCTACGCGGTCGCCCGGCCGGACATGCTGGTGCTCTGGGAGGCGCAGTTCGGCGACTTCGCCAACGGCGCCCAGTCGATCATTGACGAGTTCATCACCGCCGGTGAGGCCAAGTGGGGCCAGCGGTCGGCGGTCACCCTGCTGCTGCCGCACGGCTACGAGGGTCAGGGTCCCGACCACTCCTCCGCCCGCATCGAGCGCTTCTTGTCGCTGTGCGCGGACAACAACATGACGGTCTCCGCACCCTCGTCCCCCGCCAGCTACTTCCACCTGCTGCGCCGGCAGGCCCTCTCGCCGGTCCGGCGTCCGCTGGTGGTCTTCACCCCCAAGTCGATGCTGCGGCTGAAGGCCGCAACGTCCACCGTGGCCGAGCTGACCGGCGGCGGCTGGCAGCCGGTGATCGACGACGGGTCCGTCACGGACCCGTCGGCCGTGCGCCGGATACTGCTCACGGCGGGCAAGGTCTACTACGATCTCGCCGCCGCCCGGGGGAAGCACGACGACGCCGAGCGATTCGCCCTGTTGCGCGTCGAACAGCTCTACCCGACGCCCGGGCCGGAGCTCGCGCAGGTCCTGGAGCGTTACCCGAACGTGACGGACATCGTCTGGCTCCAGGAGGAGCCGGCGAACCAGGGCGCCTACCCGCACATGGCCCTCAACCTGACCGAGTTCCTGCCCGGCGACATCCGGCTGCGTCGCATCTCCCGGCGCGCCGCCGCGGCCCCGGCCTCGGGGTCGTCGAAGGTGCACGAGCGCGAGCAGCAGGCCCTGGTCGAGGCGGCGTTCGAGAACTGAGCACGCGGCCGGCGGAGCGTCGCCCGATCCGAGGACCGTCCCGCCGCACCGGTGGTGTTCCCGGGCCGCCGTGCCCGGCAGCGCCACCGGCGTGCGGCGGCCGGTCCGGCTCGCCAGCCATCCGCTCGCCAGACAGGGGGCAGCGATGTACTTCACCGACCGGGGGATCGAGGAACTCGCCGCGCGGCGCGGCCCGGAGAGCCTGACCTACGAGGGTCTTGCCGACTCGCTGCGCGTCTTCGTGGACCTGTATCCCGACTTCGAGGACGCGATCGACCGGCTCGCCACCTGGCTGGCCCGCCCCGAGGAGGACCCGGATCTCTAGCCCGCCCAGCCCCGAGCCAGGAGTCCCCGCACCACGACGAAGGGGCTAGGCGGGGGGGCGGAGTATCAACTTGCCGAAGAACTCACCGCCGAGCAGCTGCTCGAAGGCGGCCCGGGCATCGGCCAACGGGCGCACCTCGTGGATCAGCGGCCGCACCCCGGTCCGTTCCACGAATGCAACGAGATCGACTAGCTCGTCCCGGCTCCCCATGGTGGAACCGATCACCGACAGCTGGAGAAAGAAGATCCGGGTGAGGTCCGCCGGCGGGTTCGGACCACTGGTGGCGCCCGAGACCACGATGCGCCCGCCGGGGCGCACTGCCTTCACCGAGTGACCCCAGGTGGCGGCGCCGACGGTCTCGATGACCGCGTCGACCCGGCGCGGCAGCCGGGCACCGGGTTCGAGAACCTCGTCGGCGCCGAGGGCGGCCGCCCGCTTCCGCTTGGTCTCGTCCCGCGAGGTCACGAAAACGGTGTGCCCGGCGGCCTTGGCGATCAGCAGCGCCGCGGTGGCCACCCCCCCACCGGCTCCCTGGATGAGCACGGTGCCGCCGCCCCCGGCGGGCAGCCCCGCCCGGGAGACGACCATCC
Coding sequences within:
- a CDS encoding DUF6104 family protein translates to MYFTDRGIEELAARRGPESLTYEGLADSLRVFVDLYPDFEDAIDRLATWLARPEEDPDL
- a CDS encoding multifunctional oxoglutarate decarboxylase/oxoglutarate dehydrogenase thiamine pyrophosphate-binding subunit/dihydrolipoyllysine-residue succinyltransferase subunit is translated as MTAPTVPASGPDFGPNEWLVFEIYQQFLEDPQSVSPEWREFLSDYHPGAPPAAAGGAGQAATAAPNGEVSPDGEVFHTTPVPVKPSAAAPSTPAAPVPASAQPAGPPKQAAPADRQAPEAATPLRGAAARVVSNMETSLHIPTATSVRAVPAKLLADNRIVINRHLARSSGGKVSFTHIIGYAMVKALAAHPVMNASYTEVGGKPAVVQPEHINLGLAIDLVTPKGRQLVVAAVKKAETLDFTQFWQAYEDLVRRARTNKLTTDDFTGVTISLTNPGGIGTVHSVPRLMEGQGTIIGVGAMEYPAEFSGASANTLAKLAISKIITLTSTYDHRIIQGAQSGEYLRRMHQLLLGEEGFYDEIFQSLRVPYEPVRWVADMPVVHEGDLDHNARVLELIHAYRVRGHLMADTNPLEFAIRSHPDLDIISHGLTLWDLDREFAVGGFAGHRTMSLRDVLGVLRDSYCRRVGIEYMHIQEPDERAWIQARVERAAERPDPAEQLHVLERLGAAEAFESFLQTKYVGQRRFSLEGAESTIPALDEVLSRAAGAGMDEVVIGMAHRGRLNVLANIVGKSYRQIFAEFEGYLDPQTAHGSGDVKYHLGAEGVYTGQDGRTVPVSVVANPSHLEAVDPVTEGVVRAKQDILDKGSAGFTVLPVLVHGDAAFAGQGVVAETLNLSQLRGYRTGGTVHLVINNQVGFTTSPDSGRSSVYATDVARMVQAPIFHVNGDDPEACVRVAALAFEYRQAFHKDVVIDLVCYRRRGHNEMDEPSFTQPLMYDTIASKRSVRKLYTEALIGRGDITREEAEQAMKSYRAELEKAFAQTRDTTPASSSPQPRIITTPEEAAAAAAVSTAVSDEAVKKVIETQVNLPEGFTVHPRLRPQVERRAQMVETGLIDWALAETLAFGTLLLDGRSVRLTGQDSRRGTFGQRHAVLVDRHSAADHTPLRTLRHGLDGTIVNDGVGTFYVYDSLLSEFAAMGFEYGYAVARPDMLVLWEAQFGDFANGAQSIIDEFITAGEAKWGQRSAVTLLLPHGYEGQGPDHSSARIERFLSLCADNNMTVSAPSSPASYFHLLRRQALSPVRRPLVVFTPKSMLRLKAATSTVAELTGGGWQPVIDDGSVTDPSAVRRILLTAGKVYYDLAAARGKHDDAERFALLRVEQLYPTPGPELAQVLERYPNVTDIVWLQEEPANQGAYPHMALNLTEFLPGDIRLRRISRRAAAAPASGSSKVHEREQQALVEAAFEN
- a CDS encoding acetamidase/formamidase family protein gives rise to the protein MALQPGRGRIEGRHYLPSTPETIRWGELPNALTRPVLSIDSGATVTFDTVSQEGILCDQGRDPDAFFAGFGVAPSEVLADARAIAASGIPHRFGVDGPHIVTGPVFIRGAEPGDVLRVEVVSLHPRARYGIVSTRHGAGLLAGEFPEGGPPDADADARHWRRFRTVTTFCAVERRRGRLFGALTSVNGSRTRFPLAPFLGIMAVGVDTTTKIVPSTSIGLHGGALDCRELGAGARLFLPVQVSGALFAVGDPHYALGDGKIGATALDGPLRATLRLTVLRDTAARSVLGALREPFIETDTAWVTLGLDVDLAESVRRAARSAVVFLQSRVGLDRTEALAYLSAAADFGACQLGTGTQSAFCRIRRADFTELPIAKPRLPRSGLVRIVGVGDSETEDPTDPEHAAEKTPDRADEKIGRAVRIHWAEPAGASPPIDAEAGGPDTP
- a CDS encoding thiamine-phosphate kinase, whose amino-acid sequence is MGSHGRPPAGATLRDLGEFGLIEAVTARFSHGRDVLVGPGDDAAVLAAPDGRVVVTTDLLLEGRHFRRDWSSAVDVGHKAAAQNLADVASMGARPTGLFLGFAAPGDLAVDWALAMADGMAEECAQAGASVSGGDVSSADSIMLGVTALGDLQGRPPVLRSGARPGDAVVLAGRLGWAQAGLALLTAGSAAGDSRWVDDPRWKELIAAHRRPRPPYALGPVLAAAGAHAMCDVSDGLVADLGHIAVASGVSIDLASEAFLIDEAMRSAGAALDVDPLRWVLGGGEDHPLVACLPPGVTPPAGCIVIGSVLSGAGSAGAGVTVDGERPVGSDGWDHYGQSATDAS
- a CDS encoding zinc-binding dehydrogenase, producing MLAAAAMSLHPDSPLDGLAIGEQPEPAPLDGWVTVTVRAASLNHHDLFSLRGVGLPADRLPMILGCDAAGVTPDGQEVIVHSVIGDPAAGGGDETLDPKRTLLSELYPGTLAERVAVPRRNLIPKPAGLSWEEAACLPTAWLTAYRMVVSRAGLPAGGGGTVLIQGAGGGVATAALLIAKAAGHTVFVTSRDETKRKRAAALGADEVLEPGARLPRRVDAVIETVGAATWGHSVKAVRPGGRIVVSGATSGPNPPADLTRIFFLQLSVIGSTMGSRDELVDLVAFVERTGVRPLIHEVRPLADARAAFEQLLGGEFFGKLILRPPA